One genomic segment of Salminus brasiliensis chromosome 6, fSalBra1.hap2, whole genome shotgun sequence includes these proteins:
- the LOC140557375 gene encoding glutathione S-transferase Mu 3-like: protein MPMKLYYWDIRGLAQPIRLLLEYTSTEYEDKFYSCGEAPDYDKSCWFNNKDKLKMDFPNLPYLEDGDMKISQSNAIMRYIARKHNLCGETEDEKVRVDILENQAMDFRNGFVMLCYMNYDKKQSYLETLQGVLKQFSDFLGERKWFAGDKITFVDFIMYELLDQHRMFEPKCLDNFKNLKDFLDRFEALEKISAYMKSSRFMKTPVNNKMAKWGNKKE from the exons ATGCCGATGAAACTTTATTACTGGGATATTCGAGGG CTCGCCCAGCCCATCCGCCTGCTGCTGGAATACACCAGCACTGAGTATGAGGATAAATTCTACTCCTGCGGTGAAG CACCTGATTATGACAAAAGCTGCTGGTTCAATAACAAGGACAAACTCAAAATGGACTTCCCTAAT TTGCCTTACCTCGAGGATGGTGACATGAAGATTTCCCAGAGCAACGCCATAATGAGATACATCGCCCGCAAGCACAACCTTT GTGGAGAGACTGAAGATGAGAAGGTCAGAGTGGACATCCTGGAGAACCAGGCCATGGACTTTCGCAATGGTTTCGTCATGCTCTGCTATATGAATTAT GACAAGAAGCAATCATACCTGGAGACACTGCAAGGAGTTCTTAAGCAGTTTTCAGACTTCTTGGGGGAGAGGAAGTGGTTTGCTGGTGACAAG ATAACTTTTGTGGACTTCATCATGTACGAACTGTTGGACCAGCACCGCATGTTTGAACCAAAATGCCTGGATAACTTCAAGAACCTCAAGGATTTTCTGGACCGATTTGAG GCACTTGAGAAGATCTCAGCTTACATGAAGTCAAGCAGATTCATGAAGACGCCCGTGAACAACAAGATGGCCAAGTGGGGAAACAAGAAGGAGTGA